Below is a genomic region from Miscanthus floridulus cultivar M001 chromosome 1, ASM1932011v1, whole genome shotgun sequence.
TGATAACCCTCTTGAAGCTTGCGCTTTGTAGCCTCCAGCTTGGCATCCTTTGCGAGCTGCAGCTTGGCCTGGACCGAATTGTCATCATGCTGAGTTGGTGGCTGCTATATTGGCAGTGAAATGTTTTAGCCCAATAGTAGCAAAATACgcatcaaatagatatactaaGTTGCTCACAACACACTAACGCTTACCTTAGGCATTGTCGGTTTCGGTCTTCTCTGAGCCACTGATACATCTTGCTGCTGCTTTGGCTTCACTTCTGAACATTTCGGCCCCATATGCGACATCTGAGGTCTCCCTGGACCAAAAGCTGCACTTGACATCTTCACTTGCGCCCCTGGATTAGATTGCTGCCTTGTTTGCCAGTTGAATGCTTCATTTGGTCGCGATTGCTTCATAGCAGACTGGTCAAGTTTCCAGTTCTGCTCTGGGTCATACCATTGGCccgtaggtgactgcttgttcaCTGACTCTTGGCTTGCCGGATTACACTGCCCACCATCCTTGGCATCACTCCTAATGTCTGTAATTTACAGGACAGGAgtgaggtcaatgcaatatgtAACCAAGAGTCACCAGGGCATGTGGTGTGATCCAGGAAGTGCGATTactcacttccatcatcatccatttcatcGAAGAACTTCAAAACCGATGCAGATTTTCAACAAGATAAGGCATCCAAGTTTGTCAGAACAACTGTAACATTGATAAATACAGTAATAAAAAGAAAGAGAGCCTGAAGTTTATGTGTCTGGTACCTCGGATAGCTGGATTGAAGTACATGGTGCTGCAAACAAGGCTGCCTCATCCATTGGAGGGGAAGGCAGACCCCCTTCTTCCTGATCCAGGCAAGAAGCATCCACTGATTGTGGTGTATGATCTGTGAATTATTTCAGCTAGATTATATATCAATCAAGGACAGAATAGGAAGAACATAACAGTGAAGAGTACATTGACTTTTGTATTCCTTACCTACAATGGGATCTCCATTGTTCACCCACTCATTAACAGTAGCCTTCCAACCTCTAAAAATTCAGATCAAGCATAACATCAATCAAACATGTACATCTGAGAAAGCTGCATAAGGCCAAACTAGTGTCTAAAATGATGGCCAAGTAATATTTCTGGgcatttctggacaaggaaaagcACAAGCAGCTTACTCAATAAGCGATCGGACGAGTTGCCGAATCTGCTTCGAGCCATGCTTTCGCAGCGGTTTCACAGCCATTCCAATCTCAGTAGCCTATATAAGTGATTCGAGAGATATGAACAAAGGCACGAAGAAGAGTTCATGAAGCACATGCAGCAGCGGCAGTTTCACTTTCGTCACGGCTCACCCTGATAGCGTCCACCGTGAATTCCAGCTGCCCCAGCCTCCCGAGAAGCTCGAGCAGCTCGGCCTCTGACTGCAGGAAAGTTGAACACACAGCAAAGTCGATCAGAAGGGATTAATGCCAACATCAGCAAAGAAACAGAATCAACAAACAGGGTTGATCAGAAGGGATTAATGCCAACATCAGCAAATCAGGAACAGAATCAACAAACAGCGAAGCAATGGAGGAACCTTCTCTTGAGCATTGGAGAGAGCCGCCTTGACACGGAACGCCTCGGCGGCGACGTCGTCATCGCTCTTGTTCCTtggcgcggcgccgccgccgccgttgttgACGACCTCGGCGCGGTCGAAGCTGCAGAGGCTGGGCACGCTGCCCGCGCCCTCGGGGAGGAGGAGCGGCGGCCGGCCACGGGTGGGGTGCCCCGGCGCCTCTGGCGCGGGTAGGGCGATGAGCGCGGTGTAGAGGCGCTCGGCGATGGCGTCGCGGCGCGCGCGGAGGGCGTCGGGGTGGTCGGCGGCGGCTACTCGGATGGCGGCGTCGATGGCGTCGAAGATGCTGGCCCGCGCGCCGCTGAAGAAGCCCCGCCAGTAGTCCAGCGAcgccggcggctgcggcggcgccgcCATCCGAGCCAAGATCGGCCGCCGCCGATCAAACCAAGGCTCTCCCTCCTTTGTTGATGAAAGATTGCAGTCAATCAAGGTTGGTTcgtttttttttaatataatcttGGCAGTTTAATGGCAGGCGTTTTTCTTGATCTCACGGTTCCCGGCCGAATCCAAGGGAACCCCGCGAGGAATTAGTGTTGCAACCGGCGGACGATCCGTTAATCAAAGGAAAGAAAGAAGGGAGAGGGGGAGAAGGCACGGCTTCTTTTCTTGGGCAGCGCGATATGTCTCTCTCTTTGGTAATGGCGCAGCTGTATCTGTCTGTCTACCGCCAAAGCTGGGGCCTGGAGGTGGTGAGGGAGGCGGGGAGCTGGAGGTGGTGAGGGAGACGATGGAGAGCGATAGGGACCGGGTTGGGTGGGCCGAGCGCTGCGAGGATGGCGATGGCGACGGCGATTGCGAATGCGAATGCGAATGCGAATGGAATGGATGCCGCAATCCAATCAAATCCGGATTCCGGTGGATTTCCTTCACGATGCGGATTCGATGCGAACGAGAAAAAGGAAGCCAATTCTGGGGGCGTCATCGACTCGTTGGTTGCGCACTTGCGCATGCGCTCCTTTGTCCTGGGACTCTTCGGTGAATGGGCGGCCCTTGACGTTGTCGAGGTCCAGCCAATTCTGTCTACGGGCTGGAGAGCGATGCCGGAAAGGAAAGATTATAATTAAAGCCCACATAATACGTACTTGGGCCAACTGTAGTTTTTGTTGGACCTCGGTCGTTTTCCACCACAAAATGGTCAACCCAGGCTAATTCGACGGGGTGGGCCGGCCAATGAAGCGAAGGTGGGCTCTTTCTTGAAAAAATAATTGAGACATCAAGCGAATGAGGGAGAGGCACACACGGCCTTGAGCATGTCCACCGCGTAGCGGTCCGCCGCCGCGAGTAGCACTAGGAAGAAGCTCACAGACGGCCCTCGCTGTCGAGCTCCGCGGGCAGTGCGTCGGTGTACATGAACCGCAGCATGGCCCCTAACGTCTCCGGCTCGTTGTCGCGCAGCGTGACGGTGGGCGGGCGTGGTGGCCTCCGCCATGGAGCCGAGGAGCACCGCCCTGAGCACGGCCCGGTGCGCCCGGAACGTCTAGCCGCCGACCGAGAACACGACGTCCGAGCCGTcgcgattttttttttaaattttaacccttttttaaaCTAATATTTTTGACCGCGCCTATTGCCTTGGCGAGACCAAatgtctgtgccgcgccatgtatggtggcACGAGTGTGCgacacagggctgacgtggcgtgggtcGGCCTGGGGCCGAAGATGTGGCgggtcttgccgcgccaccgaccctggcgcggcaatgccgcgccctgatccgtggcgcggctgcACCAAATATATACCACGTGCGAGCCCGCCCacccgcacgcacccctgccctGCCTGCCGGCCCgaacgccaccgccgccgccagccgccgCCAGCGTCCTGTCTGCGGCCGCTCGCGCCTGCGCCCGCCCGACCACGCCACGCACGCGCCCGCTCGGCCTCGCCTTGCCCCACCCGCGCCCGCACGGCCCGGCCTCGGCCGCTCGCCCAtgccgcgcccggccactcccgccgcgcagcgccctagccggccgcgccacgaacaccGACGCGTCAAGGCCGCTCGCTCCTAAGGtatctccctctcgatttcatattttttttattattatctagtatagttagtattttttgtatcccTACAGTACCCCACGTGCCCTCGCAATCCTCGAGCGGCCGGCGCAGAAGCAAAAGAGTTGATGATGGTCTACTGGTGCTAGCATTTCTAGGAGCATGTAGGGATATcgaggctattttcattgactattagtgtctttgaccaaatttatataatagcgtactaatatttatgatacataataggtactattacattaagcatggagtatactttcgtaataaacttattaggagatagaaatattgataccgtttttttagttttgatcaaacttaaacatatttgactactcgagaagcaagatgtgtatttattttgagacggagatattacttgtaattttagaaccaaagttttatatggattgattatgtatttattatctagtatagttaggattttgggtttaaagatttaggctagttagattagtgaatttgtttgtgaacttactaatgttaagttgaattttgttaatttgaatactctaacgctttgtttatcaatttatagcAGGATGGCCCCTCCTACGCAGCACTCGTTGTACCCCAtttttgaggtggagtacgacgaccagcactgagcacacatcttgagtgacaacgacgcagaggtgtccttgcctcctttgaggccccgtaCTCACACCAGAgcgcatcagtgggacgagcgttatgcgccgtacatacggcgtgccggcttcctcaagcttgtccgtgttgtcaaccatg
It encodes:
- the LOC136498751 gene encoding probable mediator of RNA polymerase II transcription subunit 26b isoform X3; the encoded protein is MAAPPQPPASLDYWRGFFSGARASIFDAIDAAIRVAAADHPDALRARRDAIAERLYTALIALPAPEAPGHPTRGRPPLLLPEGAGSVPSLCSFDRAEVVNNGGGGAAPRNKSDDDVAAEAFRVKAALSNAQEKSEAELLELLGRLGQLEFTVDAIRATEIGMAVKPLRKHGSKQIRQLVRSLIEGWKATVNEWVNNGDPIVDHTPQSVDASCLDQEEGGLPSPPMDEAALFAAPCTSIQLSEFFDEMDDDGNIRSDAKDGGQCNPASQESVNKQSPTGQWYDPEQNWKLDQSAMKQSRPNEAFNWQTRQQSNPGAQVKMSSAAFGPGRPQMSHMGPKCSEVKPKQQQDVSVAQRRPKPTMPKAKLQLAKDAKLEATKRKLQEGYQEFNNTKKQRTIQMVDPQDLPKQGNRNLALNGKPRNNNNNNRNRLGIRR
- the LOC136498751 gene encoding probable mediator of RNA polymerase II transcription subunit 26b isoform X2 produces the protein MAAPPQPPASLDYWRGFFSGARASIFDAIDAAIRVAAADHPDALRARRDAIAERLYTALIALPAPEAPGHPTRGRPPLLLPEGAGSVPSLCSFDRAEVVNNGGGGAAPRNKSDDDVAAEAFRVKAALSNAQEKSEAELLELLGRLGQLEFTVDAIRATEIGMAVKPLRKHGSKQIRQLVRSLIEGWKATVNEWVNNGDPIVDHTPQSVDASCLDQEEGGLPSPPMDEAALFAAPCTSIQLSEFFDEMDDDGNIRSDAKDGGQCNPASQESVNKQSPTGQWYDPEQNWKLDQSAMKQSRPNEAFNWQTRQQSNPGAQVKMSSAAFGPGRPQMSHMGPKCSEVKPKQQQDVSVAQRRPKPTMPKPPTQHDDNSVQAKLQLAKDAKLEATKRKLQEGYQEFNNTKKQRTIQMVDPQDLPKQGNRNLALNGKPRNNNNNNRNRLGIRR
- the LOC136498751 gene encoding probable mediator of RNA polymerase II transcription subunit 26b isoform X1, coding for MAAPPQPPASLDYWRGFFSGARASIFDAIDAAIRVAAADHPDALRARRDAIAERLYTALIALPAPEAPGHPTRGRPPLLLPEGAGSVPSLCSFDRAEVVNNGGGGAAPRNKSDDDVAAEAFRVKAALSNAQEKSEAELLELLGRLGQLEFTVDAIRATEIGMAVKPLRKHGSKQIRQLVRSLIEGWKATVNEWVNNGDPIVDHTPQSVDASCLDQEEGGLPSPPMDEAALFAAPCTSIQLSEFFDEMDDDGNIRSDAKDGGQCNPASQESVNKQSPTGQWYDPEQNWKLDQSAMKQSRPNEAFNWQTRQQSNPGAQVKMSSAAFGPGRPQMSHMGPKCSEVKPKQQQDVSVAQRRPKPTMPKQPPTQHDDNSVQAKLQLAKDAKLEATKRKLQEGYQEFNNTKKQRTIQMVDPQDLPKQGNRNLALNGKPRNNNNNNRNRLGIRR